In Nocardioides dokdonensis FR1436, the following are encoded in one genomic region:
- a CDS encoding M23 family metallopeptidase, with translation MGHHRAERHDSGRGDAGTLLTAQPYVGRRRAMSPEPVAPVPAATPAPYVGRRRAAAPEAAPAVDTTADADLDTGTIERVLAELEPVDHTTSFASDQTMSLPLSALGAAEIPSPAPAGRRRAVKAAAKPTILRRIPSVPVLLGVAALAVSVGGVLTTTGGADTELAAAAPTKLTQAGALTGSVGQETVILGRKAVVSRDSSRDALEDAAGGKLAAQVEQQAEQRNAELSNLAAAAEKHAKVLEKNLWQLPLSGYRLTAEYGDYGLWANYHTGLDFAAPSGTPLYAIANGVITSAGYDGAYGNKTVLTLEDGTELWYAHQTSIGVSVGDNVTAGQTIGSVGATGNVTGPHLHLEVRPGGGDPVDPYAALAARGITP, from the coding sequence ATGGGTCACCACCGAGCAGAGCGCCACGACTCCGGTCGCGGCGACGCCGGGACCTTGTTGACGGCGCAGCCGTACGTCGGACGCCGTCGTGCGATGAGCCCCGAGCCGGTCGCGCCCGTCCCGGCCGCGACCCCCGCGCCGTACGTCGGTCGTCGCCGCGCCGCCGCTCCGGAGGCCGCACCTGCCGTCGACACGACCGCGGACGCCGATCTCGACACCGGGACCATCGAGCGGGTCCTGGCCGAGCTCGAGCCGGTGGACCACACCACGTCCTTCGCCAGCGACCAGACCATGTCGCTGCCCCTGTCCGCGCTGGGCGCGGCCGAGATCCCCTCCCCTGCCCCCGCAGGCCGGCGCCGGGCGGTCAAGGCCGCAGCGAAGCCGACGATCCTGCGTCGCATCCCCTCCGTGCCGGTGCTCCTCGGGGTCGCGGCCCTGGCCGTGTCCGTGGGCGGCGTGCTGACCACCACCGGCGGCGCCGACACCGAGCTCGCCGCTGCCGCGCCCACCAAGCTCACGCAGGCCGGCGCCCTGACCGGCTCGGTCGGCCAGGAGACCGTCATCCTGGGTCGCAAGGCCGTCGTGAGCCGCGACTCCTCCCGCGACGCCCTCGAGGACGCCGCCGGCGGCAAGCTCGCCGCCCAGGTCGAGCAGCAGGCCGAGCAGCGCAACGCCGAGCTCTCCAACCTGGCCGCGGCCGCCGAGAAGCACGCCAAGGTCCTCGAGAAGAACCTCTGGCAGCTCCCGTTGTCCGGCTACCGGCTCACCGCCGAGTACGGCGACTACGGCCTGTGGGCCAACTACCACACCGGTCTCGACTTCGCGGCGCCCTCCGGCACCCCGCTGTACGCGATCGCCAACGGCGTCATCACCTCCGCCGGCTACGACGGCGCGTACGGCAACAAGACCGTGCTCACGCTCGAGGACGGCACCGAGCTCTGGTACGCCCACCAGACCTCCATCGGGGTCTCCGTCGGAGACAACGTCACCGCCGGCCAGACCATCGGCAGCGTCGGCGCGACCGGCAACGTCACGGGCCCGCACCTGCACCTCGAGGTCCGCCCCGGCGGCGGCGACCCGGTGGACCCCTACGCGGCCCTCGCGGCCCGCGGCATCACTCCCTGA
- the pcrA gene encoding DNA helicase PcrA — MSEPTTLPGFEHLRPASEESATRRGGPSREALLEGLNDPQRAAVVHEGAPLLVVAGAGSGKTRVLTRRIAWLISERGAHPGSVLAITFTNKAAAEMKERVEDLVGRRARIMWVSTFHSACVRILRKEADKLGWKSNFSIYDAADQKRLMTLVCNDLDLDPKRYQPGAMLHWVSDHKNELRDPEQVAAESRNKLEETYASVYSLYQRRLRQANALDFDDLIMSTVRLFQEFPDVRETYRRRFRHVLVDEYQDTNHAQYALIGQLCAEQPEAPLHEGASAERIAPAELMVVGDADQSIYAFRGANIRNILDFEQDFPDATSILLEQNYRSTQTILTAANAVIGNNRGRKPKRLWSDAGEGERIVGYVADDERDEARFISERIDTLTDAGVRAGDVAIFYRTNAQSRVLEEVFVRTGQPYKVVGGVRFYERREVRDALAYLRMLANPDDQVSLRRILNTPKRGIGDRAVACVNALAERDETTFWEALLRAEEAPGLATRSLTNIRGFVHMVQELSSMVEGGERPDVVLESVLARSGYLTALEESDDPQDETRLENLAELVAVAREFTEDPQPGPSVDPADEPVPPGLGDFLERVALVADTDQIPDDDPEHTGVVTLMTLHTAKGLEFPVVFLTGLEDGVFPHSRALGDQSELEEERRLAYVGITRARERLHLSRALVRSAWGAPSHNPPSRFIDELPVDLIDWKRTEAAQTSWSRPDVSGSWGGQRGSTGAPTSAGRRNFSSAAARADAAAKAKKPAREIPALDPGDRVLHDSFGMGTVVSVEGGGDKSVASIDFGSEGVKRLLLRYAPVEKL; from the coding sequence ATGAGCGAGCCCACCACCCTGCCCGGATTCGAGCACCTGCGACCCGCCTCCGAGGAGTCAGCCACCCGTCGTGGCGGCCCCTCGCGCGAAGCGCTGCTGGAGGGCCTCAACGACCCCCAGCGCGCCGCCGTGGTCCACGAGGGCGCGCCGCTGCTGGTCGTGGCGGGGGCGGGATCGGGCAAGACGCGGGTGCTGACCCGGCGGATCGCCTGGCTGATCTCCGAGCGCGGGGCGCACCCCGGCTCGGTGCTGGCCATCACCTTCACCAACAAGGCCGCGGCCGAGATGAAGGAGCGCGTCGAGGACCTCGTCGGGCGCCGCGCGCGGATCATGTGGGTCTCCACCTTCCACTCCGCCTGCGTGCGCATCCTGCGCAAGGAGGCCGACAAGCTGGGCTGGAAGTCGAACTTCTCGATCTACGACGCCGCCGACCAGAAGCGGCTGATGACGCTGGTCTGCAACGACCTCGACCTCGATCCCAAGCGCTACCAGCCCGGCGCGATGCTGCACTGGGTCTCCGACCACAAGAACGAGCTGCGCGACCCCGAGCAGGTCGCGGCCGAGAGCCGCAACAAGCTCGAGGAGACCTACGCCTCGGTCTACTCGCTCTACCAGCGCCGGCTGCGCCAGGCCAACGCGCTCGACTTCGACGACCTGATCATGTCGACGGTCCGGCTCTTCCAGGAGTTCCCGGACGTCCGGGAGACCTACCGGCGCCGCTTCCGCCACGTCCTGGTCGACGAGTACCAGGACACCAACCACGCGCAGTACGCGCTCATCGGCCAGCTCTGCGCCGAGCAGCCCGAGGCTCCGTTGCACGAGGGGGCGAGCGCCGAGCGGATCGCCCCGGCCGAGCTGATGGTCGTCGGCGACGCCGACCAGTCGATCTACGCGTTCCGTGGCGCCAACATCCGCAACATCCTCGACTTCGAGCAGGACTTCCCCGACGCCACCTCGATCCTGCTGGAGCAGAACTACCGCTCCACCCAGACGATCCTGACCGCGGCGAACGCGGTCATCGGCAACAACCGCGGCCGCAAGCCCAAGCGGTTGTGGTCGGACGCGGGGGAGGGGGAGCGGATCGTCGGCTACGTCGCCGACGACGAGCGTGACGAGGCCCGTTTCATCTCCGAGCGCATCGACACCCTCACCGACGCCGGCGTGCGCGCCGGCGACGTGGCGATCTTCTACCGGACGAACGCCCAGTCGCGGGTGCTCGAGGAGGTCTTCGTCCGCACCGGGCAGCCCTACAAGGTCGTGGGCGGGGTCCGCTTCTACGAGCGCCGTGAGGTCCGGGACGCCCTGGCCTACCTGCGGATGCTGGCCAACCCCGACGACCAGGTCTCGCTGCGCCGCATCCTCAACACACCCAAGCGCGGCATCGGCGACCGCGCGGTCGCCTGCGTGAACGCGCTGGCCGAGCGTGACGAGACCACGTTCTGGGAGGCGCTGCTGCGGGCCGAGGAGGCCCCCGGGCTGGCGACCCGCTCGCTGACGAACATCCGGGGCTTCGTGCACATGGTCCAGGAGCTGTCCTCGATGGTGGAGGGCGGCGAGCGGCCCGACGTCGTGCTCGAGTCGGTGCTGGCCCGGTCCGGCTACCTCACCGCGCTGGAGGAGTCCGACGACCCGCAGGACGAGACCCGGCTCGAGAACCTCGCCGAGCTGGTCGCGGTCGCGCGCGAGTTCACGGAGGACCCCCAGCCGGGACCCTCCGTCGACCCCGCCGACGAGCCGGTGCCCCCGGGCCTCGGTGACTTCCTCGAGCGGGTGGCGCTGGTGGCCGACACCGACCAGATCCCCGACGACGACCCCGAGCACACCGGTGTCGTCACGCTGATGACGCTGCACACCGCCAAGGGCCTGGAGTTCCCGGTCGTCTTCCTCACCGGGCTCGAGGACGGCGTCTTCCCGCACTCCCGGGCACTGGGCGACCAGAGCGAGCTCGAGGAGGAGCGCCGGCTCGCGTACGTCGGCATCACCCGCGCCCGCGAGCGCCTGCACCTGTCGCGGGCGCTGGTGCGCTCCGCGTGGGGCGCCCCCTCGCACAACCCGCCGTCCCGCTTCATCGACGAGCTGCCGGTCGACCTCATCGACTGGAAGCGCACCGAGGCCGCACAGACCAGCTGGTCACGGCCCGACGTGAGCGGGTCGTGGGGAGGCCAGCGCGGCAGCACCGGCGCACCCACGTCGGCGGGGCGCCGCAACTTCTCCTCGGCCGCCGCTCGTGCCGACGCTGCGGCGAAGGCCAAGAAGCCGGCCCGCGAGATCCCGGCGCTCGACCCGGGCGACCGGGTCCTGCACGACTCCTTCGGGATGGGCACCGTCGTGTCCGTCGAGGGTGGCGGCGACAAGTCGGTCGCGTCCATCGACTTCGGCTCCGAGGGCGTCAAGCGCCTGCTGCTGCGCTACGCCCCCGTCGAGAAGCTCTGA